A window of Methanofastidiosum sp. contains these coding sequences:
- a CDS encoding cache domain-containing protein, producing the protein MKKYLAILLILAFLLPGCIGQGADQRPEKVSTLVKEASVLVQEKGEDAFPQIREKGKFYTDDTYVFVWKVEGEKITRVVFPPDLSQEGTDVSDYKDDNNVSITNMFVTIANSEKGEGWSGQYLKTNPADKKIEKKVTYIKKVVYNDTTYIIGAGYYIN; encoded by the coding sequence TTGAAAAAATATCTTGCTATTTTATTGATTCTGGCATTTCTACTTCCTGGCTGTATAGGTCAGGGTGCCGATCAAAGACCAGAGAAAGTTTCTACTCTGGTAAAAGAAGCTTCTGTGCTGGTCCAAGAGAAAGGCGAAGATGCATTCCCACAGATAAGGGAAAAAGGGAAGTTCTATACAGATGACACATATGTCTTTGTCTGGAAGGTCGAAGGGGAGAAGATTACTAGGGTAGTTTTCCCGCCGGATTTGTCCCAAGAAGGCACAGATGTCTCTGACTATAAGGACGACAACAATGTTTCCATTACGAACATGTTTGTGACTATAGCAAACAGCGAAAAAGGTGAGGGATGGTCTGGGCAATACCTTAAGACAAATCCAGCGGACAAAAAAATTGAGAAGAAAGTTACATACATTAAGAAAGTTGTTTACAACGACACAACATACATAATAGGTGCAGGATACTATATTAATTAA
- a CDS encoding nucleotidyltransferase domain-containing protein gives MNPRIIELIPNKKLTKFCKENHIKKMSLFGSALTDSFNSESDIDLLVEFEEGLTPGIFKILKMEEEISSLLEGRKVDLRTPNDISRYFRDQVIESSEVLYARS, from the coding sequence ATGAACCCCAGGATAATTGAGTTAATACCAAATAAAAAACTCACTAAATTTTGTAAAGAGAATCATATCAAAAAAATGTCTCTTTTTGGATCTGCTCTGACTGATAGTTTTAATTCTGAGAGCGATATCGATCTATTGGTGGAATTTGAAGAAGGACTAACCCCCGGTATTTTTAAAATATTAAAAATGGAAGAAGAAATATCTTCTCTTCTTGAAGGGCGTAAAGTTGATTTGAGAACCCCAAACGATATTAGTAGATATTTTAGAGATCAAGTCATAGAAAGCTCAGAGGTTCTTTATGCACGATCCTAA
- a CDS encoding DUF86 domain-containing protein: MLDIAKEIIDFSENKTRDDLNLDRKLTLSLIHLLEIFGEAAKGISFEFQSSYPNIPWKFIIGMRNRLIHGYYDIDLDVIWSTVTEDIPPS; the protein is encoded by the coding sequence ATGCTTGACATAGCTAAAGAAATAATTGATTTTTCTGAAAATAAAACGAGAGATGATTTAAATCTGGATAGAAAATTAACTTTATCCTTGATACATCTTTTAGAAATATTTGGAGAAGCAGCAAAGGGCATTTCTTTCGAATTTCAATCTAGCTATCCAAATATTCCTTGGAAATTTATAATTGGAATGCGAAATCGTCTTATCCATGGGTATTACGATATAGACCTTGATGTGATATGGAGCACTGTGACTGAAGATATTCCCCCCTCTTGA